The following coding sequences are from one Arthrobacter sp. 24S4-2 window:
- a CDS encoding fumarylacetoacetate hydrolase family protein, with product MKLATLRAGKHTTAAVLVSDDTAYLPLPYPDVGTMVADPQWRRTADSVVSGQRHNANSVSASAAELAALLPAAGKVICCGLNYSDHIQEMGRELPEYPTLFAKYADTLTGAGDTIDVVGSERVDWEAELAVVVGSPLFRADEEQALQAIAGYTVANDVSMRDWQNRTLQWFQGKAFDASTPVGPVMITADEVEGDFEVRGYVNGELVQAGNTGTLVFGPAKLLSYISHFTVLRPGDLVLTGTPGGVGMGMNPPRFLQDGDLLTTEIAGIGRLENRIRIHHNDGRATYSAPVTSTATT from the coding sequence ATGAAACTGGCCACACTGCGTGCGGGCAAGCACACCACGGCGGCGGTACTTGTCTCGGACGACACTGCTTATCTGCCGTTGCCATACCCGGACGTGGGCACTATGGTCGCGGACCCGCAATGGCGCCGGACGGCCGATTCCGTCGTATCGGGACAGCGTCATAATGCCAACAGCGTTTCGGCTTCCGCCGCCGAGCTGGCAGCCCTGCTGCCGGCGGCGGGCAAGGTGATTTGCTGCGGTCTGAACTACAGCGATCACATTCAGGAAATGGGCCGGGAACTCCCGGAATATCCCACCCTCTTCGCGAAGTACGCGGACACATTGACCGGGGCAGGTGACACGATCGACGTCGTCGGCAGTGAACGGGTTGACTGGGAGGCCGAACTGGCCGTCGTCGTCGGTTCCCCCTTATTCCGCGCAGATGAGGAACAGGCCCTGCAGGCCATCGCCGGCTACACCGTGGCGAACGATGTTTCGATGCGTGACTGGCAGAACCGCACCCTGCAGTGGTTCCAGGGCAAAGCCTTCGACGCCAGCACCCCCGTTGGGCCGGTCATGATTACCGCCGATGAAGTCGAAGGCGATTTCGAGGTCCGCGGTTACGTGAACGGTGAACTGGTGCAAGCCGGAAACACGGGCACGCTGGTGTTCGGCCCCGCGAAGCTCCTCTCCTACATCTCCCACTTCACGGTTCTGCGGCCGGGGGACCTGGTCCTGACCGGCACGCCCGGCGGAGTGGGAATGGGAATGAACCCCCCACGCTTCCTGCAGGACGGCGATCTTCTTACAACCGAGATTGCAGGCATCGGACGCCTGGAGAACAGGATCCGCATCCATCACAACGACGGCCGCGCAACCTACAGCGCACCGGTTACCTCAACCGCAACAACCTAG
- a CDS encoding cyclase family protein produces MSVLAGLTAALTDGSVEVIDLTTPLSSDTPILNLPQPLANTVGLSLSPVSNFDDAGPAWAWNDVTVGEHAGTHLDAPVHWISGRNGKSVDQIEPHRLIGPLIVIDKSADVAENPDFLLEPEHFEQWQETHGQLPDNCWVIFRTGWSSRGGNAADFVNADDAGPHTPGVSVAGAQWIAANTSISGFGVETVGIDAGQAATFDPMFPVHSFLLGADKYGLTSLRQVDRLPTVGATLVVAPLPIVGGTGSPTRVYALVEGS; encoded by the coding sequence ATGTCTGTACTAGCCGGGCTCACAGCAGCCCTCACAGATGGTTCCGTAGAAGTCATAGACCTGACGACTCCGCTCAGCAGCGATACGCCAATACTGAATCTTCCGCAGCCCCTCGCCAACACCGTAGGCCTCAGCCTTTCGCCCGTGAGCAACTTTGATGACGCCGGCCCGGCGTGGGCCTGGAACGATGTGACCGTTGGGGAGCATGCCGGCACCCACCTGGACGCGCCCGTGCACTGGATTTCGGGCAGAAACGGCAAATCCGTTGACCAGATAGAGCCCCACCGCCTCATCGGACCTCTGATCGTCATCGACAAGAGCGCCGATGTGGCCGAAAATCCGGACTTTCTGCTGGAGCCTGAGCACTTTGAGCAGTGGCAGGAAACGCACGGCCAGTTGCCCGACAATTGCTGGGTGATCTTCCGGACCGGCTGGTCCTCCAGAGGCGGGAATGCCGCCGACTTCGTCAATGCCGATGACGCCGGGCCGCACACTCCGGGGGTGTCCGTAGCTGGCGCCCAATGGATTGCAGCCAATACCAGCATCAGCGGGTTCGGGGTCGAAACGGTGGGCATCGATGCGGGCCAGGCGGCAACTTTCGACCCGATGTTCCCCGTCCACTCATTTCTCCTTGGGGCCGACAAGTACGGCCTGACGTCACTTCGACAGGTGGACAGGCTTCCCACGGTGGGAGCTACCCTCGTGGTCGCCCCCTTGCCAATTGTCGGAGGCACCGGCAGTCCCACCCGCGTCTATGCCCTTGTGGAGGGATCATGA
- a CDS encoding cupin domain-containing protein: protein MSNTTTAYLTEGDNSMYAGADGKVVPVVTRAGEEDTNTAQSGDCIRVSGVSIQHTPATKIWFGQVSNTPGYRSLPHHHGEAETGGYVLRGHGRIYYGENYSEYQDMKAGDWVFVPPFMPHVEANMSVTEELVWLTTRTPENIVVNLEDVADGTLADYRRV from the coding sequence ATGAGCAATACCACCACCGCGTACCTGACCGAGGGCGACAACTCCATGTACGCCGGAGCGGACGGCAAAGTCGTCCCGGTCGTCACCCGTGCAGGTGAGGAAGACACCAACACCGCCCAGTCCGGTGACTGCATCCGCGTTTCGGGTGTCTCCATCCAACACACTCCCGCCACAAAGATCTGGTTCGGCCAGGTATCGAACACGCCCGGATACCGTTCACTGCCCCACCACCACGGCGAGGCGGAAACCGGAGGGTACGTCCTGCGCGGGCACGGCCGCATCTACTACGGCGAAAACTACTCCGAGTACCAGGACATGAAGGCCGGCGACTGGGTCTTCGTCCCGCCCTTCATGCCGCACGTCGAGGCCAACATGTCCGTCACCGAAGAACTCGTCTGGCTCACCACCCGCACCCCGGAAAACATTGTCGTGAACCTCGAAGACGTCGCCGACGGCACCCTCG
- a CDS encoding PaaX family transcriptional regulator C-terminal domain-containing protein has protein sequence MSGVNVVPDISPMPRHQHLIVTVYGLYARAHDGAFAVSELIQLLSDLGVESAGVRSSVSRLKKRGVLVSLRKNGSAAYRLAPGLEDVFRAGDERIFSPHRARKGDDWILTSFSVPESQRHLRHKLRTILTRIGCGQVSPGLWIAPGNLADEVSQQLERASLMEYVDLFKAAHLTEDHIRSKVGQWWDLPSLDALYADFIDRHEPVLQRWSELPLSEPESPEYLRQAFADYVPMVTQWRRLPYMDPGLPEEYLPGDWSGLAAEALFAKLHSLLGPIAKRYARSVVED, from the coding sequence ATGTCTGGAGTCAATGTTGTCCCTGACATTTCACCCATGCCACGCCACCAGCATCTCATCGTGACCGTCTACGGACTTTATGCCCGCGCCCATGACGGCGCATTTGCAGTATCAGAGCTGATACAACTTCTGAGCGATCTGGGAGTTGAGTCAGCCGGAGTGCGCTCGTCAGTCTCGCGGCTGAAGAAGCGTGGAGTTCTCGTCAGCCTCCGAAAGAACGGGTCGGCCGCCTACAGGCTGGCGCCAGGACTGGAGGATGTTTTCCGGGCGGGCGACGAACGCATTTTCTCCCCGCACCGCGCACGCAAGGGTGATGACTGGATCCTGACATCATTCTCCGTCCCTGAGTCGCAGCGGCATCTTCGCCACAAGCTCCGCACCATCCTGACGCGCATCGGTTGCGGCCAGGTTTCGCCGGGCTTATGGATAGCCCCCGGCAACCTGGCGGACGAAGTAAGTCAACAGCTCGAACGCGCGTCCCTGATGGAATACGTGGACCTGTTTAAGGCAGCCCACCTGACCGAAGATCATATCCGGTCGAAGGTCGGGCAATGGTGGGACCTGCCCTCTCTTGACGCCCTATATGCGGACTTCATCGACCGCCACGAACCTGTACTGCAGCGCTGGTCCGAATTGCCCCTGAGCGAACCTGAGTCACCGGAGTATCTCAGGCAGGCCTTCGCCGACTACGTCCCGATGGTGACCCAATGGCGCCGTTTGCCCTATATGGATCCCGGCCTGCCTGAAGAGTATCTTCCCGGTGACTGGAGCGGCCTGGCCGCCGAGGCACTCTTTGCCAAGCTGCACTCACTGCTTGGCCCGATCGCCAAGCGCTACGCACGGTCGGTCGTCGAAGACTAG
- a CDS encoding thioesterase family protein has protein sequence MTDRTSPSRHASIDRNVEWVDTDASGHQHNSSVMRWVESAEAELFRALNLPDYFPSAPRVHQAISYRAKLWFGQRITATVGIQKIGRTSMTYAFEVFGHPHLESQGGIAAFGTVTVAHVPSGSLTAQPWPAHMVEAVQSLQLTTRN, from the coding sequence ATGACTGACCGGACGAGCCCAAGCCGGCATGCCAGCATCGATCGCAATGTCGAATGGGTAGACACCGACGCCTCCGGCCACCAGCACAATTCCTCTGTCATGCGCTGGGTTGAGTCCGCGGAAGCGGAGCTCTTCCGGGCCCTCAACCTTCCTGATTATTTCCCGAGCGCACCGCGTGTACACCAGGCAATCAGCTACAGGGCTAAACTCTGGTTCGGCCAGCGCATCACGGCAACTGTCGGAATCCAAAAAATTGGCCGCACGTCCATGACCTACGCCTTTGAAGTGTTCGGCCATCCCCATCTCGAATCCCAAGGCGGAATCGCGGCATTCGGCACGGTGACCGTGGCCCACGTCCCTTCAGGGTCCTTGACGGCCCAGCCCTGGCCGGCACACATGGTGGAAGCCGTACAGTCACTTCAGCTCACGACGCGGAACTGA
- a CDS encoding RidA family protein: protein MTNRTVNPQSLPKPSGYAHGILAGNTVYLGGQTALDKDMNIVPGGIVEQFRQAFSNVLTTLAEAGGQPQDLVSVTIYLTDVDDYMANGREIGRIWREMAGSEYPAMAGIGVTRLWQKEALIEIQGIAVIGNR, encoded by the coding sequence GTGACCAACAGGACAGTCAACCCCCAGTCGCTTCCCAAACCATCCGGGTATGCCCATGGCATCCTTGCCGGGAACACCGTGTATCTGGGAGGCCAGACGGCACTGGACAAGGACATGAATATCGTGCCCGGCGGCATTGTTGAACAGTTCAGGCAGGCGTTTTCGAACGTTCTGACAACGCTGGCGGAGGCCGGGGGACAGCCGCAGGACCTGGTCAGCGTCACGATCTATCTCACCGACGTCGACGACTACATGGCGAACGGCCGTGAAATCGGACGGATCTGGCGCGAGATGGCGGGCTCGGAGTATCCCGCCATGGCCGGCATTGGCGTTACCCGGCTGTGGCAGAAGGAAGCTCTCATCGAGATCCAGGGGATTGCGGTGATCGGAAACCGCTGA